ttttttatttatttctctttcttttactcTTAATGTTCCCTCTCAAAGATGAAACCAGAGGTAATGGATTTGGCGtgctatataattttaattaaaggGGTTTCATATTTCATATGTAAAGGCCAGAGGTCTCAGTTCTTTACCAAAAGCTAATTCTAAAAAAAAGGAATCGTAAGCCTAACCACATGATTGGAGTGTGAAAGAATTGTGATTGTGACCTGCCAGCCAAAACAGCACTATTAACTCAATCCCCTTTAATACATCGACATGGCATGTTCAACATTTGTCACGCTTGGCTTCAGTATCACAGACAGAGAGTACAATGGAATTCAGTGCTAGTCATAAAACAATGGAAACAAGTTCTAAACTGAAGATTGAACTTGAACATGACAGCTACTCCGACTACCATGCATcaaacaaacagacaaaaaCATCGAACCTAATTTAGAGAGAGCAattgttatgtttattttgttaaagaaacATTCGTGTAACCCTCTTACAGTTGATAGGTCTTAAACAGAAGTCGATTATTTAAGTCAGGATTCACTACGTGCATCATAGTTAAGTTAACACTTTTGAAGATACCGAAAGGAAGATAGTTTTAGTAGAGTTTTACTGTCCGAAGGTCACATTTCTACGATCCCAGCAAAACAGCGATGAGAAGAACAATACAGACACAAAACATTTAAACACTAACTTCCCACATCACATAATTTGCCAAAATGTCATAACACAACAAAATGGACATTGaaattattgaaacaaaacataacttCTTAAACAAAAGAGAACCAGACTAGAGAAAGTTCGACAATTTCTTCAGTGTTctttcaccatcatcatcctcataaCTTATTGTTGTACCAGTACACACCTTTCTTGTCACCTTCTCTGTCCGGTTCTACATAGATACACTCCTTTGCCTCCCTATACATCGCCACATACCACGGTGTTCCGTCGAACTGGTAGTAGTCACCGAGTATTGGCTTTATCGCCTTTGTAGCTTCCATCGCATTATAATGTGGCATTGTCGAGAACAGATGATGAGCCACATGTGTGTCCGTGATGTTGTGGAACACCTTGTTCAAGATTCCATAGTCTCTGTCTACGGTAGCCAAAGCTCCCCTAAGCCAATCCCACTCGGATGAATCGTAGTGAGGCAACGCAGGATGAGTGTGCTGCAAGTAAGTGATCAAGACGAGGAACGCGTTCACTATCAGAAGCGGTACTCCGTAGAGGCAGATCATCGAGGCCATTCCTTGTGCAGCAACGTAACGGTAAAGCCCAAAACAGACTGCTAGGATACCGGCATCAGAGAGATATATCTGGAGGCGTTCGCGGTCGTTGTAGATGGGAGCGTTGGGGAAGAAATGGCAAGCGAACCCATCGTATGGTCTGCCCGAGACGTTAAAGGCCAAGTACAAGGGCCACCCGAGGACAAACTGGACGGTTAACATCATGATGCGTCCAGGAGGGTTGTTGAGGTATTTGCCATACCACTTGATAGCTGATTTCTGCTTTGGGACAAATACTTCATCTCTTTCGAGAGATCCTGTGTTGGAATGGTGACGACGATGACTGTACTTCCAGGAGAAGTAAGGGACGAGAAGGAAGGAATGGAAGATAAGACCAACTGTGTCATCAAGCCATTGGTAGTCGCTGAATGCGTGGTGACCGCATTCGTGAGCTATGACCCAGACACCGGTTAGGACACAGCCTTGACAGGCCCAGTAGAGAGGCCAAGCCAAGTAAGAGAGAGGCTGAGGGAGGAGAGAGAAGTAATTGGTGGCGACGTAGTAGAAGCAGGAGGCAACAATGATGTCAGTGATAAGGTAGGAGAAAGAGCGAGGGATAGAGCGTTTGAAACACTGCGGGGGGATTGCTTTCTTCAGTTCTCCAAGCGTGAACGGCGGTTTCTCGCAGGGCACACGCTTTATGGCATCGGTTTCAGATttcttggaagaagaagaagaaggaactgGCATTCTTCCACCTGCACCCATGATTCTGCAAAAGAAACATAGagcaaagaaaaatcaaaaagctGAAACTCAAGAAAAGAATCTTTTGTTAATCACTAATTGACAAATTTTGCATGCACTAGAAAACGAGTGGTAATGATGAAATCAACAAACtagtaattattattgttattcaGAGATGAGGTTGTGAAAGGGATTGCCACAAAAGGAGAGAGCGTGGaccaaaaggaataaaaagagCAGAGAAGCGGCGTAAAGtaagaaaccaaagaaagaaaaacccaTTGACGTTGAGAACAcgactactactactaataaGATTTCAATACGACAGGTCACAATCTCTTTATTGTGGTTATCATCAGCAGTTTCTTGTAATTAAATTCAATCAAGATCAAAAATTCTTTTATGAATACCAACAAGTAGAcccccagaaaaaaaaacaatagagaaaGTAAATGGatcaatcaaaatcagaaatccTCCTGAATAGCACCAAGTTGGCAAACAAGTCCAAAGGAAACAGTTTTTAAGTGATGTATAAACCACCGAAATTTGCCGACATCATATATCAGATAtttaaaacagaacataataTGTCTTTACGGTTACGGatctataataataaaatgtcatGCAACTCATTATTTGCATCTGAATCTACGCATCTGATCCTGAATTACCCTAATTCCAACTTTATTGTATAGTTTATGAGAATCATTCAGTGAAACTTATTTTGTCTgtttaaaaagttatatcaTCAATCCATAAGACCCGGTAGGCATAGGTCAAATCCATAAGAGATTTAACACGGCAATACAAAGCAAATTttacacacaaataaaaaaaaactgaatatatTACGgatctttttgaaaaaaaaacaggacgTGAAACTGATAAGAGAATTTTATGGTGATTCTCACTATTCTACCAAcccaacaaaaataataaaaaaaatatctaaagagAATGGGTCAAAGCAGCACTTcatttttgacaaataaaaaatcatagtaTAACAACATATCGTTTTCATGGATGACCCAAGGCACTAGTAATCATTATTATGAATAAGAACTCATTGTAACAACAACATCAGATTTctcaactaaagaaaaaacagagcatcGAGACCAGATCTAAGGTTGAATGCAAGACATATAAGCCAGATCTATATCATCAAATcggttctaaaaaaaaaaagaatcgaaaATGAGATAGTgcgggagaaagaaaaaaaaaataaaaacaaagaacagaTCAGACGAGACGTAAATGAATCGGAATATGAAATGAGAAAGGACGGACCTGGAGCTGACGTAGGGGGTTGGGAGATTTGACTCAACGATGGTTCGTTAataacgatgaagaagaagaaacccccTACGAGGAAGAAGCTCCTCCGCAGATAagaacctctctctctctctctctctctctctctctctctctctctctctctctctctctttttttgttgtttaaggAATTGGTGTATGTGGtggcttctccttctctctctctctctttcaggtCAGATATGCGAATGGGGAGAGACAAGGGGCTTTAAATGGGAAAGCCCTTTGGGTCGAAGGTAAAGAGAGATGTGATGAATGACACTGAcacctttctctttctctctctctccattgtACATACTGGGCCCCCCCccctctcttttctttcctctcctttttttattttatttctccttatttaacaaaatatctcCTTTTTACAGCAAACTTAACCATATTTACAGGGTTAATCAAAATCTAGTGAAAACAAGATAcagtaaaaattaattttttttaatatgacgtTCTAAAATACTTTATAGTAGCTCCACATATAAATTTAtacctattaaaattttattgaaactTTAACTAATTTCTGAAATTTATGTCGACtactagattaaaaaaaaaatttgttatttaagATGTTTATAACAACTatttcagatgacaaaaaaaaaaatgatgtttatAGCAACTAAAAtagagaatcataaaaaaataaaaaaaataaaagaatcgtAAGTGATGGGAACCAACCAACACATATAGACATGGCAAATCTTTCACCATTTTAACTTAACCTATTTACACTACTCTAACACCACTTAATTGGATGgaccattttcatatttatgtttctctattttaattttttttgtttctttctttgctagCAGACGATATaaatttggttaaaaaattcttcttttttctttttcttcttgagGCTATGAAAATtcgttaatattttaaagtcgattatatatataaaagaaaatataattctaaaaatatatgatgtcTTAAAAATGAGGAAACGTCCTTGGCGACTTATTAGAAGTTACAAGTCGTAAGCTAATAATAATGGTGGCGGGAAAAGGGctaaaagtggaaaaagagagtttttaCGTTTGGCTTCTTCTGTCATGTgaatatttttacattaaaaaacaaaaaacataaaatatctaCAGACATAGCTTTGTGGTGGACTGGTGGTCACGTGGATACCCAAACGTGATGTACTCTTTTTGTAGATTCGtgcggattttttttttcctttcttttttaatgcTTTCAGTTGTACTCAATTTTCTATATTAACTAAATTAGGCCtatataataatcaaattagGTGGCGGACGAAAAAAACTAGTAGGCGATGACAAGTTATGCAATTAAAATAGTAACGTGTATTTTGATTAAATAAgtcatttgctttttttttttctaagcatTACCGCTTATAACGACACTCCTTAAtttcaacatattttttaaGTCTCATcaccaaacattattttgttttctttcttcaacttTACTGTTTCTATCAGTGCCGGATTTTTAAGACCATCTTAAACAAGAAGCACTTAAAAGAATACATGTGTTGTGTGTACTTGTTctgttgacaaaagaaaaaaaaacagcatgTGCCGTGTTATTTCGTTCTATTACTCGACCTACTTTGTACTATAACAAGTGTTAATTTTGTTCTTATTAGTGTTGCTAATTGATGTTCAAAATGGTTTTCATATTAAGCAACTACTAATTACCCAAAAAATCAACATATTCAGAAAACCATATGAAATTTATATAAGACTCTCACATATGACAtaacagagaaaacaagaatATGAATAAAAAGGCGTCATACAATCCTAACCAATGTTTCTAAGTCTTGTCAATCACTCTCTCCAAGCCTCCCCCCATCTCAATTCAAACTCGTATCATTTTAACCAACAAAACTAATCTCTAAAAAACACCaaatagaaagataaaaaaaaaaaaacttacaatgaTCATCAAACTAACATTGTATTCTCATCaccaacaaaaacagagtaggTGAAGATGATATCAGATATCACCACCACGAAAGAAGAGACTTGTTTTGCCAGCAAATTCTCTAACGCAAGCAACACCCTAGGCGATCCCTGACCTGCGTAGCTCTGCTTCACCGTGAGCAAAGTGACATCTATCACCAAATGTACAGCTTCCTTTAGAGAATCTCTCACAGATCTTTGTCTTGAAGTTGCTCCCTGGATGTGGTTTCCCTTCTGAACCCATGCCGCCACCGCCACCTCCACCACCAGGTGGTTTCTTAGCTGCTGAATTAAGTCTCCCAATCAACTCTCTTACCATTGCACTCGCTTCGTTTATCTGCTCAAATGATCCTTCAAGCTCAATGTTCTTCAGGTTCGGATCTCTCTCATGATCTTGAATTGATAACTTTGCCCCCGTCTGACGACATATCTGCTTTGAACTGACTCCACCTTTTCCAATGATTGCACCGGCTAAAGAGGCATCAACACTGATTTTGGCTGTTGCTGAGGCACCAAAGCTAGAGACATGGCCAGGCCCAGAATCTCCTCTCCCTGAGAATCGCCCTCCACCACCCATGTTTCTGGGAGCTTGAGACATGGGTGGTCCCATATTTGTCAACTGCGATACAGCATTGTATCCTCCGGGAACATAATGCAAGAAATGGCAATTCTCTCCAAAAGGACAGCCAGAAGTGCTGCAATAGAAGCATAATACATCAGAGATTTAACCAATGTGAATACAATAGCACAAGAACAAACCATTGAGACACAGAAGAAATGGCATATTGATCGAGATATTAACAGCAATGTTCATTGCtatgaaagattaaaaatatcATTCCAGCTTTGCTTAACGATGATAGACATGTTCAACAGTCATGCAAGAACCTTACCTGACCATAAATGACTATATTATTATAAACCCAAAATAACTAATACCCTAACACCAAACATAAGAACATAACACCTTTCTCAACAACAGTCACAGCTCAAACAAAAGACAAGTATTGGttgattttatatcttataatCACCAGTTGAGCTACTAAATGTTGCTCAAATTATATAATCCAGATACGCTTATCTGTGTGTAGTAGTAGCCATGACATTTTCATATAGTAACTTGTTTTTAACTTGTTTACGTACCTGTATAACAACTAACCAATTCATTAGCATACGTTATTACTTGCTAATTTCGGGATCAGACTAGCAGGTAGATAACAATTCGAAGATTGATTCATTAAGTAAAAAGGATTATAACCTGAAAAATTTTGTGCATGGCTTCGATTTGCTTCCTAAACCAGTTGATGAATATGGTTCCATCTCTGTTCCAAACATTAAGTGTTTTCCTTTAGTTAAAAACTTATCTGAAGGTTCAATATATAGCTTTAGAATCCAATATAACATTCATCTATATGAAGGCCTCAAATTCAAAAAGATGTATAATTTTTAGAATGTTTTCATGATTAACTAACCCAAACTGGACACAAAAAACACTTGACACAGGACAAGGTTTATTCAAACAAGCAAACCCAAGTCTTTGACATGGATTATATATGAAGAGGgattaaactaaaaagaaaataaaaattcaggAAACAGTGACTTTTAGTAAAAGCTGATACATTGAATACATGATAAGATTCAGATTTACttcagatattttttaaaaaggccAGAACTTTTCGCAGTAATCTCGCTAATTAACCAGATAAGTGATCAAGCAGAACACGAAATCACCAGAAAAAGCACGAAATTTTTTTGACTCCTAGTAAATCTCATAACTAGGTATTAAAAAACCCTACTTTTTTTATCAAGAACTAAAGATCTCGAATTTGAACTTTTATCAGAGTCAGTAAACCAATAAGTACTAAAAAAAGATTGGGTATAAAACTAAAGAGAGAATTCAAGTAGTTAAAGAGTAAAAGGAAgtaagaaaaaagtgaaaagaacTAACCTTGCTTAGACTTCTTGAATCCGCCGCCATTGGAGTTGAATGAGCCAGTTTCAGGCCGTCCTCTCTTACGAACATCCATGTTTAAAGAACAGATCCGAATCCAAAGCAGAAATCGATAACCCTTGAGTCTAGAAAGAAGAGCGAATCGGAGAAGACAAATCGAAATCGgattagggaaaaaaaaaagtatgagagagagaataaacgAGAAAATTAATAAACCTAACCCTAAGGTAGTTGTCGTcgagaaaagaggaaaagatgagattttacttttttttttttttttcctttcttaataACTCTTCCcggttttttttattggaaaacTAAACCGAAGTGGTccaatgcataaaataaaatgcaaacCGAAATGTCCCTAAATTAAACCGGAGTATTTTTGACAACATGACGTCATGTTTTCCTAATTTGATCAACAAAATGAACCTTGTATCGACCGGCCCAGTAAATTCGGCCCACAAGACACATTCGACAAGTGTATAATGAATTTTGCCTGCTACCAATTTTAAGTTTAGAAAGAAGTGCACCATACAATTTCATATATCAATCATAGGGTAAGATGATCTTTATGAAACATTTGGGATTTGTGGAAGCACTTGATTAATGGTTtgattggttttcttttttaatccgCAAGTAATGgaagagacaaaaataaaacaaaatccaataGGAGAAATTCAAAAGCTTAAAGCTGAGAGACATTCTTGAATGATGACTCCATAAGTATTCCctacaagaaccaaaaaaagtaaGGCTACTAATACCCGTAATGGTTGAATCTTGCCAAAGGCAAAAACAACTACTACTAATACCCATAAGGGTTGAATCTTGCCATAGGCAACAAGTTGGACGTCCTTGTGCTCTTCCTTAAAATGTTCCTTGGCTTTCACAAAATCATCTTTTTTATCCTCATGAGCCTTCTTGATTCCTTCCGCAGGTTCCAACGAGTCAGAAACATTATGACCATTATCAAGATCAGTTTGAGGTTGAGGAATTATGTCGTCTTTGCTTTCTTGACCAGCCAAGATGTATTTGTCCTTGTGCTCTTCACTAATATATTCCTTGGCCATCTCAAaatcatctttttcatcttcatgaGCCTTCTTGATTCCTTCTTCAGGTTCCAACTCCGCAAGCCTAGACGAAACATCTGAATCCACCAACAAGTCATCAGAAACATTATGACCATCATCAAGATCAGTTTGAGGTTGGTGAATAATGTCGTCTTTCCCTTCTTGACTAGCCAATATGTATTTGTTCCTCAAACCCTCAGCTTTGTCCTGAGCTATGCAACTCAAACTTTCTTTTCCATCTAACAGCATCTCGCACGCAGCATTCTTCACAAACATCACACCCTCTTCCGTCGTCAGATTACTAATCTTCAAaccgacttcttcttcttcataatctcccattccactagtAATCTCTTCAATAAGTTCCAAATCTTGTTcagaaacttgcatcaaatcaGTCTCATCGCAGACAACTACCAATGGTTTATTCAGAAACAGAGACTTTAAGCTATGTAAAAGAGCAGCCTGGTGTGGAATGCTGTAACCACATGAACCTGAAACATCcataaagaacaaaacaagagcAGATGAAAGATGACGAGCCAATGTGGCGATAACAGTAGAGTCTCCGAACGTAGGCGTATTCAAAAAACCAGGTGCATCAATCACTTGGTACGTCAAATCCTTATATTCAGTATGACCAACAACAACATTCACTGACTTTGTAATGGTGTAATCATGATCACTAGCTCcggtgttgttgatgatgactCCGTTCATAAAACAAGCCTTGTCCACATTGTCAGGGTACCCACAAACCAAGAGAGTAGGAGTGCTTAAGTCAATAGAAGGAAGCCTTGCCATGCGTTGTCTGATCTGCTCTAGATAAGCCAAAGCAGGAGTGATTTCGTTGATGACATCAAACATTTGTCCAACAGCACTCGCTTTAAGTGCTTTGCACTGCTTCAAAGATTCAACAAACTCAAGCTGCGTAACGTAATCAATAGAGATATTAGTAATCATGTGTTTAGCAGTATTAACCTGACCTAGAGACAACTCGTACTCATCTCTATCAAAACTGGAACGAAGAAGGTCGATGTAGAAAGGGTTGATCTCATCGAAGGTAGGAAACTCGTCTATGATGGTCGAGAGCTTATCACAAAAAGTGAGTTCTGTCTTCTTAACCTTGCGTGTGTAGAATTGACGGTGATGGTTGATGTTGAAATCCTTAAGTAGAACTTTTGGAGTCAGACGATGAACATGAAGCAAGGTGACATCAACGAACTCGTTTCCGATGGGAACAACCTTAATGTTCTTGAAATCATCATACTGCACCATCGTTTTTTTACATAGAGGAAGACatctaataagaagaagaagctttttttgCTTATGACTTAGAGGAGTCGGGAAGGGCAAACGATAGAGGATTAGGCCAaatctataacaaaatatatttctaaccttccaaattttttaaataaatttttttaataaaatttgacgGATTtgtcaaggaaaaaaaatttgtaaagtacaaaagacaaaaaataacatGGTGAATATTTTAATTGTCATAGTACTacataattttcatatattaaagatttataaaaaaaaagttagattatcaaattagttaattttgttttctaaaaacgatttaaaataaaaataaaataaaaattagcgtggagaaaaaaaggaagggaAACAAAAGAGGTCAAGGAATCTCTACGTTGCTTCTTCTATTCTATTATTTTGACGGGAATTAATAGCaaattctctcttcctctttcttcttcttcttcttcttcttcctttctcgaCTTTGTACGAATTAATAGCAAATTCGCATCATCAATCTCCGATCATCTTCCTTCCGTTCATCTGCTTTCCATGGTCTTCTCCCCGATTCTGCGTTTTTCTCTGATGAAAATCTATTGAAACTCCGATCTCCAGGTATTATTATAAAATCCCCTTTCGTGAGCTAGctatcatctttgtttgtttgtttgtttctatcgcttttttggtttagattttacatatttttctgcTCTCTATTAGCTTTTAGATTTCGATTGCTGCTGTTTTTGAGGTATCATTGTCAAGTAGAGGATATGAAATTATGCCTTCAAAATCTCAAGGTCCCCTAGTTCGTTTCTCGTAGGGATTATTACGACGAAATCGCACCAAGCTGATGATGTAGAAGAATCTCATAGTCTCAGGGATTCGATTCAGTGTAAAATCAACCATCCTAGATCGGAAATGAATTGAATCGGCTGCAAATAGCAACGGTTGGGTAAGTCTTTGCTGTGTTAGCTCTCTCATCTTAAAGCCTGCTGCTATGATCTATGAATGCATCATCTGACTAGATAATTTAGCTACTAAGGCTCTGCTTCCATGAGAAACTCAGGTCACATTTGATATTGTGCATTGTAATATGAATGTTAAGAGTCAAGGCTGCTGCTGCTACTTTCATCATTCATCATTTCATCTCACCTGCATTTGAAGGCAAATTTCATTGTTGATAACATACACAAAAGAACTTATGTTATGCATTGTCATGCCAGGTCTAGTTATATCTCTTGGGAGGTAAACTCAGGAACATTTACATGGTCAAATCATAGTCTGTCACAGGTTACACTCTCTAAAACAAATACTTGTGCTTACAACCAAAATCCTACGCTCCAATCCCTAACAATTTTAATCCTTCATACATTTTACTGACAACAAATTTAGAGGAAGAAGTCTCCCTTCCATCTTCTTACGAAGCAACCTCTTCAGCATTTCTTCGTCTGCTGACTGAGCGAGCACAAATGTTTCTTCTTTAACTCCTGATGACCACCATATCCTGAGTAAAACAGCCAGACAGCTTTTCTCTCATCCATGTTGCATTGGATGATCATGCGAATATGGTGGGTCTCCATCTGATCATTTACAATCAGTATACCAGATCAAATCAGAAGATGCATACAATCAAGGTTTGAGAAGAAGACCCTTATTTAAACCCTTTTAATGTTTTTACATGTCACAAAACTATTAAAGCTTGTGTGTGTTATATTAACCAACCCTCTTATTATTTCTAGAATTAAAGTTGTAATGATTCTTGATATTATTATCATCAGACCACAAGAATTTAATGGTGAATAAACTATTATTCTGAGGTTGCAAACGAAATGTAGCATGCTTTTGTTATGATTACCAATTTCGCCATCAGAAGTATCAGCAAGCCTTGCAATGGCAGCAATGAGTGCCTGTTCATGTTCCTGCATCACAAACTTGTCATATTATTCTCTGATCACAACATTATACCACTCACAATAGGTATTAATCTCAAACCTTGAGCATTTTCTTGGCCTTATCGAGCTCGAGCGGATCAGGGTGCGTAGTATCGAAAACTCTCTCCAcctaaaacaaaactttgatgTTAGAAACAGCCACTGCGCGTAACGGGCACACAAAACAGATAAAACAAACTTACCTCCTTCACAAGCGAGTCCGTGTTGAACAATTCAATATCTTCAGAGGAAGTTCtccgaccaccaccaccattctGTTGTGCTGGTGGTGGTACAAGTTCTCTTCTTGGTTGATGAATTCTCGGTCCTCTCCCTCTACCAACATGGATTTGGCTTTGGCTTCTTCGGTTACCACGGAATGATCCACTTCCATGTCCAATGTTTAAAGCTACTCCACTATCCTCCCCATCCCACCTTATATCTTCCGGTGGTATCTTCAAGATCATCACCATGTTCAGACACCAAATCGTTTACCAAAACAGATGTAGCCACATGCAAAGATCTATTAAGACAATCTTCATGTAACGCTTACCTCCTTGAGATCAACCCATTCCCATGTTTCATTAACTGCGTGTATATCATACACCAAAGCATGCCGACCCTGTTAAGAAATAAAACAAGTGAATATATATTGCACAACCCATAAACAATCACAGACTTTTACAAAAATCGGCAGCCACAACAAACCAATCTATCTACCCAATTAATTAGCAGTCTACACTCTGTGACCAAAAAATAGTACCTCATCTGCGTTATACTGTGTTATAATCGCTTCATAGAAGTGGTTATCCTCAGGCCACTTTGTCCACAC
The Camelina sativa cultivar DH55 chromosome 15, Cs, whole genome shotgun sequence DNA segment above includes these coding regions:
- the LOC104745433 gene encoding protein EMSY-LIKE 1-like encodes the protein MEIQIHQLEQEAYTAVLRAFKAQSDAISWEKESLITELRKELRVSDDEHRELLSRVDKDDTIHRIRDWRQGGGSQNPRHSTIQPFNVLPSPTFSASRKKQKTFPSYHPSIGAAGNRSFNSRVVSGGVSGNESAEALIGRKVWTKWPEDNHFYEAIITQYNADEGRHALVYDIHAVNETWEWVDLKEIPPEDIRWDGEDSGVALNIGHGSGSFRGNRRSQSQIHVGRGRGPRIHQPRRELVPPPAQQNGGGGRRTSSEDIELFNTDSLVKEVERVFDTTHPDPLELDKAKKMLKEHEQALIAAIARLADTSDGEIDGDPPYSHDHPMQHG
- the LOC104748147 gene encoding nucleolar GTP-binding protein 1-like, producing the protein MVQYDDFKNIKVVPIGNEFVDVTLLHVHRLTPKVLLKDFNINHHRQFYTRKVKKTELTFCDKLSTIIDEFPTFDEINPFYIDLLRSSFDRDEYELSLGQVNTAKHMITNISIDYVTQLEFVESLKQCKALKASAVGQMFDVINEITPALAYLEQIRQRMARLPSIDLSTPTLLVCGYPDNVDKACFMNGVIINNTGASDHDYTITKSVNVVVGHTEYKDLTYQVIDAPGFLNTPTFGDSTVIATLARHLSSALVLFFMDVSGSCGYSIPHQAALLHSLKSLFLNKPLVVVCDETDLMQVSEQDLELIEEITSGMGDYEEEEVGLKISNLTTEEGVMFVKNAACEMLLDGKESLSCIAQDKAEGLRNKYILASQEGKDDIIHQPQTDLDDGHNVSDDLLVDSDVSSRLAELEPEEGIKKAHEDEKDDFEMAKEYISEEHKDKYILAGQESKDDIIPQPQTDLDNGHNVSDSLEPAEGIKKAHEDKKDDFVKAKEHFKEEHKDVQLVAYGKIQPLWGILMESSFKNVSQL
- the LOC104745427 gene encoding zinc finger CCCH domain-containing protein 36, whose protein sequence is MDVRKRGRPETGSFNSNGGGFKKSKQEMEPYSSTGLGSKSKPCTKFFSTSGCPFGENCHFLHYVPGGYNAVSQLTNMGPPMSQAPRNMGGGGRFSGRGDSGPGHVSSFGASATAKISVDASLAGAIIGKGGVSSKQICRQTGAKLSIQDHERDPNLKNIELEGSFEQINEASAMVRELIGRLNSAAKKPPGGGGGGGGMGSEGKPHPGSNFKTKICERFSKGSCTFGDRCHFAHGEAELRRSGIA
- the LOC104745425 gene encoding delta(12)-fatty-acid desaturase-like: MGAGGRMPVPSSSSSKKSETDAIKRVPCEKPPFTLGELKKAIPPQCFKRSIPRSFSYLITDIIVASCFYYVATNYFSLLPQPLSYLAWPLYWACQGCVLTGVWVIAHECGHHAFSDYQWLDDTVGLIFHSFLLVPYFSWKYSHRRHHSNTGSLERDEVFVPKQKSAIKWYGKYLNNPPGRIMMLTVQFVLGWPLYLAFNVSGRPYDGFACHFFPNAPIYNDRERLQIYLSDAGILAVCFGLYRYVAAQGMASMICLYGVPLLIVNAFLVLITYLQHTHPALPHYDSSEWDWLRGALATVDRDYGILNKVFHNITDTHVAHHLFSTMPHYNAMEATKAIKPILGDYYQFDGTPWYVAMYREAKECIYVEPDREGDKKGVYWYNNKL